In Salvelinus namaycush isolate Seneca chromosome 37, SaNama_1.0, whole genome shotgun sequence, the following are encoded in one genomic region:
- the LOC120031241 gene encoding riboflavin transporter 2, producing the protein MTLLTHVLACLFGMGSWVAINGMWVELPLIVPEIPEGWYLPSYLTVLIQMANVGPLFVTLMHRFRPGKLDERPVIYSIVVLGVVATFLLAFFWKHTVPLAGATHSVPLLVLCFLLSVVDCTSSVTFLPFMMRLGPQYLTTYFVGEGVSGLVPAVVALVQGVGVVHCRNATVASLANGTLGASGELQAQYQPANFSAQVFFLFLSAMMVVCLAAFLLLNHHPAVARERKCEQYFNGGLAEEKSQGEDQALSLSHRPQEEKPMISSPDSHGRARRSSFGTGFYSGPEVAFIFVVLAWVNALTNAVLPSVQSYSCLPYGNQAYHLAATMAAVANPVACFIAMFLPLRSLVLIGLLTIVGTGFGTYIMAMATLSPCPLLVHSASGTILIVIAWVLFVLTLSYVKVIIGVILRDEGHSALVWCGAVVQLGSMLGALSMFPLVSVYGLFKSGDPCNTKCTK; encoded by the exons ATGACTCTCCTAACCCACGTGCTGGCATGCCTCTTTGGCATGGGCTCCTGGGTGGCCATCAACGGGATGTGGGTGGAGCTGCCCCTCATCGTGCCAGAAATCCCAGAGGGTTGGTACCTGCCCTCTTACCTCACTGTGCTCATCCAGATGGCCAATGTGGGGCCCCTTTTTGTCACCCTCATGCACCGCTTCCGCCCGGGCAAGCTGGACGAGCGGCCCGTCATCTACTCCATAGTGGTCCTGGGCGTGGTCGCCACCTTCCTCCTGGCCTTCTTCTGGAAGCACACGGTGCCCCTAGCGGGCGCTACGCATAGTGTCCCCCTCCTAGTGCTCTGCTTCCTACTCTCTGTGGTAGACTGCACCTCCTCGGTCACCTTCCTGCCCTTCATGATGCGCCTCGGGCCCCAGTACCTCACTACGTACTTTGTAGGGGAGGGCGTTAGTGGCTTGGTGCCTGCCGTAGTGGCTCTGGTGCAGGGGGTGGGGGTGGTTCACTGTCGGAATGCTACAGTGGCTAGCCTAGCCAATGGGACCTTAGGGGCCAGTGGAGAGCTCCAGGCTCAATACCAGCCCGCTAACTTCTCGGCCCAggtcttcttcctcttcctcagtgCCATGATGGTGGTGTGTCTGGCCGCCTTCCTCCTGCTCAACCACCACCCGGCCGTGGCCAGGGAGAGGAAGTGCGAGCAATACTTCAACGGAGGCCTGGCAGAGGAGAAGAGCCAAGGAGAAGACCAAGCCCTGTCCCTGTCTCACAGACCTCAAGAGGAGAAGCCCATGATCAGTTCTCCGGATAGCCACGGGAGAGCCCGGCGGAGCTCCTTCGGGACGGGCTTCTACAGTGGGCCGGAGGTGGCGTTCATCTTTGTGGTTCTGGCTTGGGTCAATGCCCTGACCAATGCAGTGCTGCCCTCAGTGCAGTCGTACTCCTGTTTGCCCTACGGGAACCAGGCCTACCATCTGGCGGCCACCATGGCAGCCGTGGCCAACCCCGTGGCCTGCTTCATCGCCATGTTCCTGCCCTTAAG GTCGTTGGTGCTGATTGGGCTTCTGACAATAGTTGGGACAGGGTTTGGTACTTACATCATGGCCATGGCTACACTGAGCCCCTGTCCTCTACTGGTCCACAGCGCCTCAGGAACCATACTCATA GTCATAGCCTGGGTGTTGTTTGTCCTGACCCTCTCCTATGTGAAGGTGATCATTGGGGTGATCCTTCGGGATGAGGGCCACAGCGCCCTCGTCTGGTGTGGAGCGGTAGTGCAGCTTGGTTCCATGCTAGGTGCCCTGTCCATGTTTCCCTTGGTCAGTGTCTATGGACTCTTCAAATCAGGGGACCCTTGTAACACCAAGTGCACAAAGTAG